In one window of Rathayibacter caricis DSM 15933 DNA:
- a CDS encoding response regulator transcription factor, whose amino-acid sequence MGEALVGGLGDAGYEAVLTTNGVDALVAFSNAEFSAAIVDVMLPAMSGFEICRRIRELGRSTPIMLLTARDAIEDRVFGLDAGADDYLTKPFAFTELNARLRALLRRSPSLMSTSIEVGRITVDGSSIRRTADASRIHVSPKELELLKLLITPVGSVVTRQRILAEIWGGGEIVDNNIVDQYVSYLRKKLPTDDTGVTIVTVRGKGYFLRPVD is encoded by the coding sequence ATGGGCGAAGCTCTCGTGGGAGGCCTCGGCGATGCCGGCTACGAGGCTGTGCTCACCACCAACGGCGTGGACGCGCTGGTCGCGTTCAGCAACGCCGAGTTCTCGGCGGCGATCGTCGACGTGATGCTGCCCGCGATGTCGGGATTCGAGATCTGCCGCCGCATCCGAGAGCTCGGCCGATCGACCCCGATCATGCTGCTCACCGCGCGGGACGCGATCGAGGACCGCGTCTTCGGCCTCGACGCCGGAGCGGACGACTACCTCACCAAGCCGTTCGCCTTCACCGAGCTGAACGCCCGACTCCGTGCCCTGCTGCGACGCAGCCCCTCGCTCATGTCCACCTCGATCGAGGTCGGACGCATCACGGTCGACGGCTCCAGCATCCGCCGCACTGCCGACGCCAGCCGCATCCACGTCAGCCCCAAGGAGCTCGAGCTCCTGAAGCTCCTCATCACACCCGTCGGATCCGTCGTCACGCGGCAGCGCATCCTCGCGGAGATCTGGGGCGGCGGCGAGATCGTCGACAACAACATCGTCGACCAGTACGTCAGCTACCTGCGTAAGAAGCTCCCGACCGACGACACCGGAGTGACCATCGTGACGGTGCGCGGCAAGGGCTACTTCCTCCGCCCGGTCGACTAG
- a CDS encoding acyltransferase family protein, with protein sequence MTPPSARSPAIDVVRVLALVFIVFRHTFVVPLDEQSILFSWTVPFFFFLTGWLWKPGGRTVREEAERRWSSLGLPYVSWFAIIWITFLVTSLVSDSVDLSRLLKPFAGSVHAARPFTTFWFISALFFVAVLYRLIDRLAMIAQLGIAILLLAAGWAVGPLLSKLPLSIGTATVCLAFVIFGRFFKNFASNVTSRLALIAMSVVLLAILASPVIPPIDVKYGFYGALLVSACVSLALCWAVIILASFLFDKAPRAAAAVQRPARMLTSVAMCVILTHPFVLYLLGATQADARWWHYLVALIVPWALGLALVRTPIRKYLIGG encoded by the coding sequence GTGACGCCCCCTTCCGCACGCTCACCAGCAATCGACGTCGTCCGCGTGCTTGCGCTCGTCTTCATCGTCTTTCGGCACACGTTTGTGGTTCCGCTCGACGAGCAGTCGATCCTTTTCTCGTGGACAGTGCCGTTCTTCTTCTTCCTCACAGGCTGGCTGTGGAAGCCTGGCGGTCGCACTGTGCGAGAAGAAGCCGAACGACGTTGGTCCTCTCTCGGACTGCCGTACGTATCGTGGTTCGCGATCATCTGGATAACGTTCCTCGTCACGTCCCTCGTCTCTGACAGCGTCGACCTCAGCCGTCTTCTGAAGCCGTTTGCGGGTTCAGTGCACGCCGCGCGTCCCTTCACGACGTTCTGGTTTATCTCGGCATTGTTCTTTGTCGCTGTGCTCTACCGACTCATCGACCGCCTTGCGATGATCGCTCAGCTCGGCATCGCGATCCTTCTCCTCGCCGCCGGTTGGGCCGTCGGGCCTCTTCTCTCGAAGTTGCCATTGTCAATCGGTACCGCGACCGTGTGCCTCGCCTTCGTGATCTTCGGTCGGTTCTTCAAGAATTTCGCCTCGAATGTCACTTCACGTCTCGCACTCATCGCGATGAGTGTCGTCCTGCTCGCCATCCTCGCGTCACCTGTGATACCTCCGATCGATGTGAAGTACGGTTTCTACGGCGCGCTCCTGGTCTCGGCATGCGTCTCTCTCGCTCTCTGTTGGGCCGTGATCATTCTCGCCAGCTTCTTGTTCGACAAGGCGCCACGGGCCGCCGCCGCAGTGCAACGTCCTGCTCGGATGCTGACATCAGTTGCGATGTGCGTCATTCTTACGCACCCATTCGTGCTCTACCTGCTCGGCGCCACGCAGGCCGACGCACGTTGGTGGCACTACTTGGTTGCCCTCATCGTCCCTTGGGCTCTCGGCCTCGCACTCGTCAGGACGCCGATTCGGAAGTACCTCATCGGAGGCTAG
- a CDS encoding transglutaminase-like domain-containing protein translates to MLRTVSASLDLRLSGPTDLIFLVAAAETGDSFEDSFSVRLDGEVLPVRQFPARHGSRVHRVEANRGEMRVEYRAEVHGRGAPDEPSELELVEYLRPSRYAEADVLGGIARREFGRARGFDALTAVEAWVHGHLSYEYGSTVATGGAAQVIDSGRGVCRDFAHTCAGLLRALDIPARVSAVYAPGLEPKDFHAVTEAWVGGAWHVIDATRLAPRGSMLRISSGRDTADTAFLSSYLTDLSLTRMSVDAECDTAVEDDHVSPVRLG, encoded by the coding sequence ATGCTGCGCACCGTCTCCGCCTCGCTGGACCTGCGTCTCTCCGGGCCGACCGACCTGATCTTCCTCGTGGCCGCGGCGGAGACGGGCGACTCGTTCGAGGACTCCTTCTCGGTCCGGCTCGACGGCGAGGTGCTGCCCGTCAGGCAGTTCCCCGCCCGGCACGGTTCCCGCGTCCACCGCGTGGAGGCGAACCGGGGCGAGATGCGCGTCGAGTACCGGGCAGAAGTCCACGGCCGGGGCGCTCCCGACGAGCCGAGCGAGCTCGAGCTGGTGGAGTACCTACGACCGAGCCGGTACGCCGAGGCGGACGTTCTCGGCGGCATCGCCCGTCGCGAGTTCGGACGCGCGCGGGGTTTCGACGCGCTCACGGCCGTCGAGGCGTGGGTCCACGGCCACCTCTCCTACGAGTACGGCTCGACCGTCGCGACCGGGGGAGCGGCGCAGGTCATCGACAGCGGTCGGGGAGTGTGCCGAGACTTCGCGCACACGTGCGCCGGGCTGCTGCGAGCGCTCGACATCCCGGCGCGGGTCAGTGCCGTCTACGCTCCCGGCCTCGAGCCGAAGGACTTCCACGCGGTGACGGAGGCGTGGGTCGGCGGCGCGTGGCACGTGATCGACGCGACGCGGCTCGCTCCGCGTGGGTCGATGCTCCGCATCTCGTCGGGACGCGACACCGCGGACACAGCGTTCCTCAGCAGCTACCTCACCGATCTGTCGCTCACCAGGATGAGCGTCGACGCGGAGTGCGATACGGCCGTCGAGGACGACCACGTGTCGCCCGTCCGCCTCGGCTGA
- the argS gene encoding arginine--tRNA ligase has product MTPEQLAASLHALVHDAVQRRGSDAEPALADVVLERPKNRDHGDWASNIAMKLAKKVGANPRELAAELAEGLGAVDGVASVEVAGPGFLNVRLEAAAAGALAGVIVEAGESYGSGSLYTGVRMNLEFVSANPTGPIHIGGTRWAAVGDSLARVLLAQGAEVTREYYFNDHGAQIDRFTRSLLAAHRGEPTPEDGYGGAYIADIADRVVAAYPGDLSVLPEEELNETFRSIGVELMFGEIKQSLHEFGVDFDVYFHENSLHESRAVERAIERLRGLGHIYEADGATWLRTTDFGDDRDRVIIKSDGEAAYIAGDLAYYLDKRERGFDRAIIMLGADHHGYIGRMMAMCAAFGDTPGVNLEILIGQLVNLLRDGQAVRMSKRAGTVVTMEDLVEAVGVDAARYSLVRSSADSTLDIDLDLLTKRSNDNPVYYVQYAHARTRQVAAKAEASGVPREPFAPETLVHPTESALLGGLQEFPRITAHAAELREPHRIARYLEEIAGLYHRWYDSCRVVPQGEDPIEAVHSTRLRLNEATGQVLRNGLSLLGVAAPDRM; this is encoded by the coding sequence GTGACTCCCGAACAGCTCGCCGCCTCCCTGCACGCCCTCGTCCACGACGCCGTGCAGCGACGGGGGAGCGACGCCGAGCCGGCTCTCGCCGACGTCGTGCTCGAACGGCCCAAGAACCGCGACCACGGCGACTGGGCCTCCAACATCGCGATGAAGCTGGCCAAGAAGGTCGGAGCGAACCCGCGTGAGCTCGCGGCCGAGCTGGCCGAGGGCCTCGGGGCCGTGGACGGTGTCGCCAGCGTCGAGGTCGCGGGTCCCGGCTTCCTCAACGTCCGTCTCGAAGCGGCCGCGGCCGGCGCCCTCGCCGGGGTGATCGTCGAGGCGGGGGAGTCCTACGGCTCCGGCTCCCTCTACACGGGCGTGAGGATGAACCTCGAGTTCGTCTCGGCCAACCCCACCGGCCCCATCCACATCGGCGGCACGCGCTGGGCGGCCGTCGGCGACAGCCTCGCCCGCGTGCTGCTGGCGCAGGGGGCCGAGGTCACCCGCGAGTACTACTTCAACGACCACGGCGCGCAGATCGACCGCTTCACGCGCAGCCTCCTCGCCGCTCACCGAGGCGAGCCGACGCCGGAGGACGGCTACGGAGGCGCCTACATCGCCGACATCGCCGACCGTGTCGTCGCCGCGTATCCGGGCGACCTCTCGGTCCTGCCCGAGGAGGAGCTGAACGAGACGTTCCGCTCGATCGGCGTCGAGCTCATGTTCGGCGAGATCAAGCAGAGCCTGCACGAGTTCGGAGTCGACTTCGACGTCTACTTCCACGAGAACTCCCTGCACGAGTCGCGCGCTGTCGAGCGGGCGATCGAGCGGCTGCGCGGCCTCGGCCACATCTACGAGGCCGACGGAGCGACGTGGCTGCGCACCACGGACTTCGGCGACGACCGCGACCGGGTCATCATCAAGAGCGACGGCGAGGCCGCTTACATCGCGGGCGACCTCGCCTACTACCTCGACAAGCGCGAGCGCGGCTTCGACCGGGCGATCATCATGCTGGGCGCCGACCACCACGGCTACATCGGCCGCATGATGGCGATGTGCGCCGCCTTCGGCGACACGCCGGGTGTCAACCTCGAGATCCTGATCGGGCAGCTGGTGAATCTGCTGCGCGACGGCCAGGCCGTCCGGATGTCCAAGCGCGCCGGCACCGTCGTGACGATGGAGGACCTCGTCGAGGCCGTCGGCGTCGACGCCGCGCGCTACTCGCTCGTGCGCTCCTCCGCCGACTCGACGCTCGACATCGACCTCGATCTGCTGACGAAGCGGAGCAACGACAACCCCGTCTACTACGTGCAGTACGCCCACGCGCGCACCCGTCAGGTCGCGGCGAAGGCCGAGGCCTCGGGAGTGCCGCGCGAGCCGTTCGCCCCCGAGACTCTCGTCCATCCGACCGAGTCGGCCCTCCTGGGCGGTCTGCAGGAGTTCCCGCGGATCACGGCGCACGCCGCCGAGCTGCGCGAGCCGCACCGCATCGCCCGCTACCTCGAGGAGATCGCCGGGCTCTACCACCGCTGGTACGACAGCTGCCGTGTCGTACCGCAGGGCGAGGACCCGATCGAGGCGGTGCACTCCACGCGATTGCGCCTCAACGAGGCCACCGGTCAGGTCCTGCGCAACGGGCTCTCTCTCCTCGGCGTCGCCGCTCCGGACCGGATGTGA
- a CDS encoding LmeA family phospholipid-binding protein: protein MVVLVVVLLLLAVAAVVADSLVRRGVADTAATSVREALDLPADHPVDVDVAGWAVLPQLLSGRFDRLDIRTEDVALDELTGDVSLVLEGVPASGSGALDSGTATTALDADSVTDLISERSTVPIDSVVLDPPLVRVSTSVEVLGLSLSAGVGLELGAVDGQIELTPSEVTVAGATFPADDAEQRFGGLTDGLLGPGTLCIADSVARGLTLTGVEVAEESLNASFSLAPTFLSDPAQQEPGVCP, encoded by the coding sequence GTGGTCGTGCTCGTCGTCGTACTCCTGCTCCTCGCCGTCGCGGCGGTCGTCGCCGACTCGCTCGTGCGCCGAGGGGTGGCCGACACCGCGGCGACCAGCGTCCGCGAGGCCCTCGACCTTCCGGCCGATCACCCCGTCGACGTCGACGTCGCGGGGTGGGCCGTGCTCCCGCAGCTGCTCTCGGGACGGTTCGACCGACTCGACATCCGGACTGAGGACGTCGCTCTCGACGAGCTGACCGGCGACGTCTCCCTGGTCCTGGAGGGCGTGCCCGCGAGCGGCTCCGGCGCCCTCGACTCGGGCACCGCGACGACGGCGCTCGACGCCGATTCCGTGACCGACCTCATCTCGGAGCGCAGCACCGTCCCGATCGACTCGGTGGTGCTCGATCCGCCGCTCGTGCGCGTCAGCACCTCGGTCGAGGTGCTGGGCCTCTCGCTCTCAGCCGGAGTCGGACTCGAGCTCGGCGCCGTGGACGGGCAGATCGAGCTCACTCCGTCCGAGGTGACCGTTGCAGGAGCCACCTTCCCGGCGGACGACGCGGAGCAGCGCTTCGGCGGGCTGACGGACGGACTGCTCGGTCCCGGCACCCTGTGCATCGCGGACTCGGTCGCGCGCGGGCTCACCCTCACGGGCGTCGAGGTCGCCGAGGAGTCGCTGAACGCCTCGTTCTCACTCGCTCCGACGTTCCTCAGCGACCCCGCGCAGCAGGAGCCCGGCGTCTGCCCCTGA
- the lysA gene encoding diaminopimelate decarboxylase, producing MDNDDAHARAPRHPLAPDWLEQPEDANALDPAVWSDNAVRGSDGSLAVAGVPAARLVEEFGTPVYVIDEADARRRAVQTREAFERELGRIGTDVTVYYAGKAFLSTEVARWMREEGLNIDACSVGEFAVTQAAGVDPARVGLHGNNKSVAEIDRVVAAGIGAIVLDSLIEIERVASAAERHGRVQNVRLRVNSGVHAHTHEFLATAHEDQKFGLPLSDCPAAVARIRSHASLRFLGLHCHIGSQIFGSAGFAESASRLLEVHAGLLADGPVPDLNLGGGFGIAYTSADDPTPIDEIAAAIADAVSAECARHGIPVPHIAIEPGRSLIGPAGLTLYEVGTIKDVVVGGAGSTSVRRYVSVDGGMSDNARPALYGADYSARLAGRESDAEPALVRVAGKHCESGDIVVHDEFLPADVHPGDLLAVAATGAYCWSLSSNYNYLGRPPVVAVRDGEARVIVRGETEEDLLRRDAGIERKATSR from the coding sequence GTGGACAACGACGACGCGCACGCCCGCGCCCCGCGTCATCCGCTCGCGCCCGACTGGCTCGAGCAGCCGGAGGACGCCAACGCGCTCGACCCCGCCGTGTGGTCCGACAACGCCGTCCGCGGCTCCGACGGCTCCCTCGCCGTCGCGGGCGTCCCCGCGGCCCGCCTGGTCGAGGAGTTCGGCACCCCGGTCTATGTGATCGACGAGGCCGACGCCCGCCGCCGGGCCGTGCAGACGCGCGAGGCCTTCGAGCGCGAGCTCGGCCGCATCGGCACCGACGTCACCGTGTACTACGCGGGCAAGGCGTTCCTCTCGACCGAGGTGGCCCGCTGGATGCGCGAGGAGGGCCTCAACATCGACGCGTGCAGCGTCGGCGAGTTCGCCGTCACCCAGGCCGCGGGCGTCGATCCGGCCCGCGTGGGCCTGCACGGCAACAACAAGTCGGTCGCCGAGATCGACCGCGTCGTCGCGGCGGGCATCGGCGCGATCGTGCTCGACAGCCTCATCGAGATCGAGCGCGTCGCCTCCGCCGCCGAGCGCCACGGCCGCGTGCAGAACGTGCGCCTCCGGGTCAACAGCGGAGTGCACGCGCACACCCACGAGTTCCTCGCGACCGCGCACGAGGACCAGAAGTTCGGCCTCCCGCTCTCGGACTGCCCGGCCGCGGTCGCGCGCATCCGCTCGCACGCGAGCCTGCGCTTCCTCGGCCTGCACTGCCACATCGGCTCGCAGATCTTCGGCTCCGCCGGGTTCGCGGAGTCGGCCTCGCGCCTCCTCGAGGTGCACGCGGGTCTGCTCGCTGACGGCCCCGTCCCTGACCTCAATCTCGGCGGCGGATTCGGCATCGCCTACACGAGCGCCGACGACCCCACTCCGATCGACGAGATCGCCGCGGCCATTGCCGACGCGGTCTCGGCGGAGTGCGCGCGTCACGGCATCCCGGTGCCCCACATCGCGATCGAGCCCGGCCGCTCGCTCATCGGTCCCGCGGGCCTCACCCTCTACGAGGTCGGCACGATCAAGGACGTCGTCGTGGGCGGCGCGGGCTCGACGAGCGTCCGCCGCTACGTCAGCGTCGACGGCGGGATGAGCGACAACGCCCGTCCGGCGCTGTACGGCGCCGACTACTCCGCCCGCCTCGCCGGCCGCGAGTCGGACGCCGAGCCCGCGCTCGTGCGCGTGGCGGGGAAGCACTGCGAGTCGGGCGACATCGTCGTGCACGACGAGTTCCTGCCCGCCGACGTGCACCCCGGCGACCTGCTCGCCGTCGCCGCGACCGGCGCCTACTGCTGGTCGCTCTCGAGCAACTACAACTACCTCGGCCGCCCACCCGTCGTCGCCGTGCGCGACGGGGAGGCCCGCGTCATCGTGCGCGGCGAGACCGAGGAGGACCTCCTCCGCCGCGATGCCGGCATCGAACGAAAGGCCACCAGCCGATGA
- a CDS encoding homoserine dehydrogenase: protein MIEYRSLRVALLGAGSVGAQVARLLLDHGDELAQRVGAPLELAGVAVRDLDAPRTADIPREYLTTDAEALILGADIVVELMGGIEPARSYILKAISSGADVITANKALLAAHGTELFEAADQVGAQLNYEAAVGGAIPIIRPLRDSLAGDRVHRILGIVNGTTNFILDRMDTEHATLEESLARATELGYAEADPTADIEGYDAAQKAAILARLAFHTDVPVTMVHREGITGITKQQVDQARDSGYVVKLLAICERLVDAKTGEEGVSARVYPALVHRAHPLAAVHGANNAVFVEAEAAGSLMFYGAGAGGIETASAVLGDVVSAARRHVVGGPGLVTSANSGLPVLPIGHVTTRYQVTLEVLDRPGVLAQIAGVFADHEVSVETLVQTPPNADPLEEQVSGPERREPTATLVIGTHAAAESDLAATVTALHSHGFVGAVTSVLRVEGA, encoded by the coding sequence ATGATCGAGTACCGCAGCCTCCGGGTCGCCCTCCTGGGCGCCGGGTCCGTCGGTGCCCAGGTGGCGCGACTCCTGCTCGACCACGGGGACGAGCTCGCCCAGCGGGTCGGAGCGCCCCTCGAGCTCGCCGGGGTCGCCGTGCGCGACCTCGATGCGCCGCGCACCGCCGACATCCCCCGCGAGTACCTGACGACCGACGCCGAGGCGCTGATCCTCGGGGCCGACATCGTGGTCGAGCTGATGGGCGGCATCGAGCCGGCGCGCAGCTACATCCTGAAGGCGATCTCGTCGGGAGCCGACGTCATCACCGCGAACAAGGCCCTCCTCGCAGCGCACGGCACCGAGCTCTTCGAGGCCGCCGACCAGGTCGGCGCGCAGCTCAACTACGAGGCGGCGGTCGGCGGAGCGATCCCGATCATCCGGCCGCTGCGCGACAGCCTCGCGGGCGACCGGGTCCACCGGATCCTCGGCATCGTCAACGGCACGACCAACTTCATTCTCGACCGTATGGACACCGAGCACGCGACGCTCGAGGAGTCGCTGGCCCGTGCGACCGAGCTCGGCTACGCCGAGGCCGATCCGACCGCCGACATCGAGGGCTACGACGCTGCCCAGAAGGCCGCGATCCTGGCGCGCCTCGCCTTCCACACCGACGTCCCGGTGACGATGGTGCACCGCGAGGGCATCACCGGCATCACGAAGCAGCAGGTCGACCAGGCGCGCGACTCCGGCTACGTCGTCAAGCTGCTCGCGATCTGCGAGCGGCTCGTCGACGCGAAGACGGGGGAGGAGGGTGTGTCGGCCCGCGTCTACCCGGCCCTCGTCCACCGTGCGCACCCCCTCGCGGCAGTGCACGGCGCCAACAATGCGGTCTTCGTCGAGGCCGAAGCCGCCGGCAGTCTGATGTTCTACGGAGCGGGCGCCGGCGGCATCGAGACCGCCTCGGCCGTGCTCGGCGACGTCGTCTCGGCCGCCCGGCGGCATGTCGTGGGAGGTCCCGGTCTGGTCACGAGCGCCAACTCGGGACTGCCCGTCCTCCCCATCGGCCACGTCACCACGCGGTACCAGGTCACCCTCGAGGTCCTGGACCGCCCGGGTGTGCTCGCTCAGATCGCCGGGGTGTTCGCCGACCACGAGGTCTCGGTCGAGACCCTCGTGCAGACCCCGCCGAACGCCGACCCGCTCGAGGAGCAGGTGTCCGGTCCGGAGCGCCGCGAGCCGACCGCTACCCTGGTCATCGGCACGCACGCGGCGGCAGAGTCCGATCTGGCGGCCACCGTCACCGCGCTGCACTCCCACGGGTTCGTCGGCGCCGTGACGTCAGTCCTACGAGTTGAAGGAGCCTGA
- the thrC gene encoding threonine synthase has translation MAKQWRGVLHEYADRLDVTEATPVITLGEGGTPLIPAAALSARTGAKVWVKYEGMNPTGSFKDRGMTMAISKAVEHGAKAVICASTGNTSASAAAYATHAGITAGVLVPEGKIALGKLSQAIAHNAQLLQVQGNFDDCLDIARDLAKNYPVHLVNSVNPDRIAGQKTAAFEVVEVLGDAPDFHIVPVGNAGNYTAYFRGYSEELERGESTKLPRMFGFQAEGSAPIVHGAPVRHPETIASAIRIGNPASWELALNARTVSDGYFGAISDAKILEAYRLLAGEVGVFVEPASAISVAGLLERAEAGQIPKDATVVLTVTGHGLKDPQWALRTADGSDITPTVVPVDTAAIADVLGLAGA, from the coding sequence ATGGCGAAGCAGTGGCGCGGAGTCCTGCACGAGTACGCGGACCGCCTCGATGTGACCGAGGCGACCCCCGTCATCACGCTCGGCGAGGGCGGCACGCCGCTCATCCCGGCCGCGGCCCTCTCGGCCCGCACCGGTGCGAAGGTCTGGGTCAAGTACGAGGGGATGAACCCCACCGGCTCCTTCAAGGACCGCGGCATGACCATGGCGATCTCGAAGGCCGTCGAGCACGGCGCCAAGGCCGTCATCTGCGCCTCGACCGGCAACACCTCCGCTTCCGCCGCCGCTTACGCGACGCACGCCGGCATCACCGCCGGGGTGCTCGTGCCCGAGGGCAAGATCGCGCTGGGCAAGCTCAGCCAGGCGATCGCGCACAACGCGCAGCTGCTGCAGGTCCAGGGCAACTTCGACGACTGCCTCGACATCGCCCGCGACCTCGCGAAGAACTACCCGGTGCACCTGGTCAACTCGGTGAACCCCGACCGCATCGCCGGTCAGAAGACGGCTGCGTTCGAGGTCGTCGAGGTCCTGGGCGACGCGCCGGACTTCCACATCGTCCCCGTCGGCAACGCCGGCAACTACACGGCCTACTTCCGCGGCTACTCCGAGGAGCTGGAGCGCGGCGAGTCGACGAAGCTGCCGCGCATGTTCGGCTTCCAGGCCGAGGGCTCCGCGCCGATCGTGCACGGCGCGCCGGTGCGCCACCCCGAGACCATCGCCAGCGCAATCCGCATCGGCAACCCCGCGTCGTGGGAGCTCGCGCTCAACGCGCGCACCGTCAGCGACGGCTACTTCGGCGCGATCAGCGACGCGAAGATCCTCGAGGCGTACCGACTGCTCGCCGGCGAGGTCGGCGTGTTCGTCGAGCCCGCCTCCGCCATCAGCGTCGCGGGCCTGCTCGAGCGTGCCGAGGCCGGGCAGATCCCCAAGGACGCCACTGTCGTGCTGACGGTCACCGGCCACGGACTGAAGGACCCCCAGTGGGCCCTCCGCACCGCCGACGGCTCCGACATCACTCCGACCGTCGTGCCGGTGGACACCGCCGCGATCGCGGACGTGCTGGGGCTGGCCGGCGCATGA
- the thrB gene encoding homoserine kinase encodes MTSAVPVGRTVHVKVPATSANLGPGFDTLGLALSSYDELDVTAVSATGARVTVHGVGEGEVPTDETNLVVQAIAYTFQDQRQEMPGIDVTARNIIPHGRGMGSSGAAIVSGIMAAKGLLDGIVELDADDLLRIATEMEGHPDNVAPALFGGLTIAWVEPSGADDAPLRPRSKRLMVHRGVSPVVFVPEHQMSTRLARSLQPQSVPHEDAVFNVSRSSLLIAALIQSPELLFAATEDKLHQNYRAAAMPQTSELIALLRSHGYAAVVSGAGPSVLVLCSDPAQRLAAAELVEKEAHSPWRAHMLAVDFKGATVGIAS; translated from the coding sequence ATGACCTCGGCGGTTCCCGTCGGCCGCACCGTCCACGTGAAGGTCCCGGCGACCTCCGCGAACCTCGGGCCCGGCTTCGACACGCTCGGGCTGGCGCTGTCGTCCTACGACGAGCTCGACGTGACGGCCGTGTCGGCGACCGGTGCGCGCGTGACCGTGCACGGTGTCGGCGAGGGGGAGGTGCCGACCGACGAGACGAACCTCGTCGTGCAGGCCATCGCCTACACCTTCCAGGACCAGCGCCAGGAGATGCCCGGCATCGACGTGACGGCGCGCAACATCATCCCGCACGGTCGCGGGATGGGCTCCTCCGGTGCGGCGATCGTGTCGGGGATCATGGCCGCGAAGGGCCTGCTCGACGGCATCGTCGAGCTCGACGCCGACGACCTGCTGCGCATCGCGACCGAGATGGAGGGGCACCCCGACAACGTGGCGCCCGCACTTTTCGGCGGCCTGACCATCGCCTGGGTCGAGCCGTCCGGTGCCGACGACGCGCCGCTGCGTCCGCGCTCCAAGCGCCTGATGGTGCACCGCGGAGTCTCGCCCGTCGTCTTCGTGCCCGAGCACCAGATGTCGACCCGCCTCGCCCGCTCGCTGCAGCCGCAGAGCGTGCCGCACGAGGACGCCGTCTTCAACGTGTCGCGCTCGTCACTTCTGATCGCGGCACTCATCCAGAGCCCGGAGCTGCTGTTCGCAGCGACCGAGGACAAGCTCCACCAGAACTACCGCGCGGCAGCGATGCCGCAGACGTCGGAGCTCATCGCGCTCCTGCGCTCGCACGGCTACGCCGCCGTCGTGTCCGGCGCAGGCCCCAGTGTCCTGGTGCTCTGCAGCGATCCCGCACAGCGTCTCGCGGCGGCCGAACTGGTCGAGAAGGAGGCGCACTCGCCGTGGCGCGCCCACATGCTGGCCGTCGACTTCAAGGGTGCTACAGTGGGGATCGCATCCTGA